From the Maioricimonas rarisocia genome, one window contains:
- a CDS encoding metal ABC transporter ATP-binding protein, translated as MNSNSATAGPAGSRDRETEETPLSVYDLTVAYHRKPVLWDVSLDIPPGRLVGIVGPNGAGKSTLIKAVMDLVPRASGRIHVFGEPYRRQRRRVGYVPQRESVDWDFPVDAQDVVTMGLYGQIGWCLPVRRKHREMARAAMDRVGIADLAHRQISQLSGGQQQRTFLARALVQDADLYLMDEPFAAVDAATERAIVDILHDMKARGKTVLVIHHDLQTVSEYFDHVILLNMRVVADGPTEEVFTPENLQKTYGGRLTLLDEAAEAMRRRERSL; from the coding sequence ATGAACAGCAATTCTGCAACTGCCGGACCGGCCGGGTCCAGAGATCGCGAGACTGAGGAGACACCACTCTCGGTTTACGATCTGACGGTGGCCTACCACCGCAAGCCGGTGCTGTGGGATGTGAGCCTCGACATTCCGCCCGGGCGGCTGGTCGGCATCGTCGGACCGAACGGTGCCGGCAAGAGCACTCTGATCAAGGCGGTGATGGATCTCGTTCCACGGGCCTCGGGCCGGATTCATGTGTTCGGCGAACCGTACCGTCGGCAGCGACGCCGCGTCGGCTACGTTCCCCAGCGGGAGAGCGTCGACTGGGATTTTCCCGTGGATGCCCAGGACGTCGTGACGATGGGGCTGTACGGGCAGATCGGCTGGTGTCTGCCGGTCCGCAGAAAGCATCGCGAGATGGCGCGGGCGGCGATGGATCGGGTGGGGATTGCCGACCTTGCCCATCGCCAGATCAGCCAGCTTTCGGGCGGGCAGCAGCAGCGGACCTTTCTGGCCCGGGCGCTGGTGCAGGATGCCGATCTGTACCTGATGGACGAGCCGTTTGCCGCCGTCGACGCTGCGACCGAACGAGCCATCGTCGACATCCTGCACGACATGAAGGCGAGGGGAAAGACCGTGCTGGTGATCCATCACGATCTGCAGACGGTCTCGGAGTACTTCGATCACGTGATCCTGCTGAACATGCGGGTCGTTGCCGACGGACCGACCGAGGAGGTCTTCACCCCGGAGAACCTGCAGAAGACGTATGGCGGCCGGCTGACCCTGCTCGACGAAGCGGCCGAAGCGATGCGGAGGCGTGAACGCTCACTATGA
- a CDS encoding metal ABC transporter solute-binding protein, Zn/Mn family encodes MKLSFVATVAILLACLIGCADGPATSSPATGESGNGSSGREGKIQAVATVGMVADLVRNVGGEHVDVTQIMGAGVDPHLYKSTRDDVATIMSADIVFYAGLMLEGKMSDTLVTVARQKPVYAVTELISQDSLLEPDDFAGHYDPHVWMDVATWSQCVSAVANALSEFDPAHAEEYVGNAEEYRKRLEQLHEYGRSSIASIPESSRVLITSHDAFNYFGRAYGLEVQGVQGLSTESEAGLQRINGLVDLLVERRVRAVFVESSVPRKNIEALVDGARSRGHEVVIGGELYSDAMGQPGTYEGTYEGMLDHNITVVTRSLGGNAPPGGLNNRLATD; translated from the coding sequence ATGAAACTGAGTTTCGTAGCCACGGTCGCTATTCTGCTGGCGTGCCTGATCGGTTGCGCCGACGGACCGGCGACATCATCCCCTGCGACCGGTGAATCGGGGAACGGTTCGTCCGGCCGGGAGGGGAAGATTCAGGCCGTCGCCACAGTCGGCATGGTTGCGGATCTGGTCCGGAACGTGGGTGGCGAGCATGTGGACGTCACGCAGATCATGGGAGCGGGGGTCGATCCGCACCTCTACAAGTCGACGCGTGACGACGTCGCGACGATCATGTCTGCCGACATCGTGTTCTACGCCGGGCTGATGCTGGAAGGGAAGATGTCCGACACACTCGTCACGGTCGCCCGGCAGAAGCCGGTCTATGCGGTGACCGAGCTGATTTCGCAGGACTCACTGCTCGAGCCGGACGACTTCGCCGGGCACTACGATCCCCACGTCTGGATGGATGTCGCCACCTGGTCCCAATGCGTGTCGGCCGTTGCGAATGCACTGAGCGAATTCGATCCGGCCCATGCCGAGGAGTATGTCGGCAATGCCGAGGAATACCGCAAGCGCCTGGAACAGCTGCACGAATACGGCCGCTCGTCGATCGCCAGCATCCCGGAATCGAGCCGCGTGCTGATCACGTCGCACGATGCGTTCAACTACTTCGGTCGCGCCTACGGGCTCGAAGTGCAGGGGGTTCAGGGCCTGTCGACGGAATCCGAGGCGGGGCTGCAGCGGATCAACGGCCTGGTGGATCTGCTCGTCGAGCGAAGGGTGAGGGCGGTTTTTGTCGAGAGCAGCGTTCCCCGCAAGAACATCGAAGCGCTGGTCGACGGCGCCCGCTCGCGGGGGCACGAGGTTGTCATCGGCGGGGAACTGTACTCCGATGCCATGGGCCAGCCGGGGACCTATGAAGGGACCTACGAAGGCATGCTCGACCACAACATCACGGTCGTCACTCGTTCACTCGGAGGAAATGCTCCGCCGGGCGGGCTCAACAACCGCCTCGCAACCGACTAG
- a CDS encoding metal ABC transporter permease, translated as MLEAIGWNWFLDGWIVLAGILCAVSASLLGNFLVLRRMSMLGDAISHAILPGLAAAFFISGSRSSLPMFVGAVIVGILTALFTEWIRGIGKVDEGASMGVVFTSLFALGLIMIVQAADHVDLDPGCVLYGAIELTPLDTVEIAGTFVPRVVAMLGCVLVVNLAFVVLFFKELKISSFDPALSTASGIHAGVMHYLLMTLVAVTAVASFESVGNILVVAMFVVPPAAACLCTDRLGVMILLSAVFAAFSAVCGHLGALTVPALFGYRSTTTAGMMAVAAGLLFLVVALVAPRHGVLARLIRRRLLSWQILTEDVIALLYRFEERQHAQPPDRATMADLLMVGPLGLLLAIRRLERSGVLNRAGDGYRLTPEGIRRGRELVRTHRLWEHYLVQEAQLPAERIHDKAERLEHFTDAAMRVRLDRATDAPQTDPHGTPIPPEAANGDNADAARR; from the coding sequence ATGCTTGAGGCGATCGGCTGGAACTGGTTTCTGGACGGCTGGATCGTGCTGGCGGGCATCCTGTGCGCGGTCTCGGCATCGCTGCTCGGCAACTTCCTGGTGCTGCGTCGGATGAGCATGCTGGGGGACGCCATCAGCCACGCGATTCTGCCGGGGCTGGCAGCGGCGTTCTTCATCAGTGGCAGCCGCAGCAGTCTGCCGATGTTCGTCGGTGCGGTCATCGTGGGGATTCTGACCGCTCTGTTCACCGAGTGGATACGCGGAATCGGCAAGGTGGATGAAGGGGCCTCGATGGGGGTCGTCTTCACATCCCTGTTTGCCCTGGGGCTGATCATGATCGTCCAGGCGGCCGATCACGTGGATCTCGATCCGGGATGCGTGCTGTACGGGGCCATTGAGCTGACTCCGCTCGATACCGTGGAGATCGCAGGGACGTTTGTCCCTCGCGTCGTGGCGATGCTCGGCTGCGTGCTGGTCGTCAACCTGGCTTTTGTCGTGCTGTTCTTCAAGGAACTGAAGATCAGCTCGTTCGATCCCGCACTGTCGACGGCCTCCGGCATCCATGCAGGGGTGATGCACTACCTGCTGATGACGCTGGTCGCGGTGACCGCCGTGGCCAGTTTCGAAAGTGTCGGCAACATCCTGGTCGTCGCGATGTTCGTGGTCCCCCCCGCGGCCGCCTGTCTGTGTACCGACCGGCTCGGAGTCATGATTCTTCTCAGCGCTGTGTTTGCAGCTTTCTCGGCAGTGTGCGGGCATCTGGGAGCTTTGACGGTGCCGGCCCTGTTCGGGTACCGCAGCACAACCACGGCGGGCATGATGGCGGTCGCGGCGGGGCTGCTTTTTCTGGTGGTCGCCCTGGTCGCCCCCCGGCATGGGGTGCTGGCGCGACTGATCCGACGTCGCCTGCTGAGCTGGCAGATTCTCACGGAAGACGTGATTGCCCTGCTGTATCGCTTTGAGGAACGCCAACACGCCCAGCCACCGGACCGGGCAACGATGGCCGATCTGCTGATGGTCGGACCGCTTGGACTCCTGCTCGCCATCAGGAGGCTCGAACGGTCCGGCGTGCTCAACCGTGCCGGGGACGGCTACCGGCTCACTCCGGAGGGAATCCGGCGGGGCCGCGAACTGGTCCGTACGCACCGGTTGTGGGAACACTATCTGGTGCAGGAAGCGCAGCTGCCGGCCGAGCGGATCCACGACAAGGCAGAACGACTCGAGCACTTCACCGACGCAGCGATGCGGGTTCGCCTGGACCGGGCCACCGATGCGCCGCAGACCGATCCACATGGCACGCCGATCCCGCCCGAAGCTGCGAACGGCGACAACGCGGATGCGGCCCGCAGATGA
- a CDS encoding metal ABC transporter permease has protein sequence MTRIPGVLALVLLLFAFGDAAVVAAAESTSRSLTDRTLELPTWPEWRRALFLEDYNTRIVVLGTTMLGLAAGIVGSFTLLRKRALMGDALSHATLPGIGLAFMVATALGADGKSLPLLLAGAAASGLLGMAGILFIRSLPRLREDTALGIVLSVFFGAGIAVLGVIQQMTTGHAAGLEAFIYGKTASMTATDARLIGGVGLFCAVVCGLLFKELKLLCFDEAFAGSRGFPVLAMDFVLMTLVVVVTIIGLQAVGLVLMIALLVVPAAAARFWTERMGMMTLLSAGGGAVSCMFGATMSAIFPRLPSGAMIVMVSTVMFLLSMLGGPQRGVIARYVRRWKLRRKIDRQHLLRGLYEALETSGELAANGEGSPAIPVATLLAARSWSPRRLRRQIRRLEGRGLCRSDETGVRLLPAGRMEAARLVRQHRLWEIFLITHADIAPGKVDRDADAIEHVLGPEIVEKLEQTLHDEAESTTIPRSPHPIAAGAGGPPQEGPGDA, from the coding sequence ATGACGCGGATTCCCGGCGTTCTCGCCCTTGTTCTACTGCTGTTTGCTTTCGGCGATGCTGCGGTCGTTGCCGCCGCGGAGAGTACGTCCCGCTCGCTGACGGACCGCACTCTCGAGCTTCCGACCTGGCCGGAATGGCGACGGGCGCTGTTTCTGGAAGATTACAACACCCGGATTGTCGTGCTCGGCACGACCATGCTGGGACTGGCTGCGGGAATCGTCGGCAGCTTTACGCTCCTCCGCAAGCGGGCCCTCATGGGGGACGCACTGAGCCATGCGACACTGCCGGGCATCGGCCTGGCATTCATGGTTGCGACGGCACTCGGGGCCGATGGAAAGAGCCTGCCGCTACTGTTGGCGGGTGCTGCCGCGAGTGGGCTGCTGGGGATGGCGGGCATTCTGTTCATCCGGAGTCTGCCCCGCCTGAGGGAAGATACGGCTCTGGGGATTGTCCTCAGCGTCTTCTTCGGTGCCGGGATTGCAGTGCTCGGCGTCATCCAGCAGATGACGACCGGCCATGCCGCCGGTCTCGAAGCGTTCATCTACGGCAAGACCGCATCGATGACGGCGACCGATGCGCGGCTGATCGGCGGTGTGGGACTGTTCTGTGCGGTGGTCTGCGGCCTGCTGTTCAAGGAACTCAAACTGCTCTGTTTCGACGAAGCGTTTGCCGGGTCACGGGGATTTCCCGTCCTGGCGATGGATTTCGTGCTGATGACGCTGGTGGTCGTGGTGACCATCATCGGCCTGCAGGCGGTCGGACTCGTCCTGATGATCGCCCTGCTGGTTGTTCCAGCCGCTGCGGCCCGTTTCTGGACCGAGCGGATGGGAATGATGACGCTGCTGTCCGCCGGTGGCGGAGCAGTGAGCTGCATGTTCGGTGCGACGATGAGCGCCATCTTCCCGCGGCTTCCCTCCGGGGCGATGATCGTCATGGTGTCGACCGTGATGTTCCTGCTGAGCATGCTCGGGGGGCCGCAACGTGGTGTCATCGCCCGATACGTACGACGATGGAAACTGCGACGCAAGATCGACCGGCAGCACCTGCTCCGCGGTCTCTACGAGGCACTCGAGACGTCGGGCGAACTGGCAGCGAACGGTGAGGGCAGCCCGGCCATCCCGGTCGCGACGCTCCTGGCCGCCCGTTCCTGGTCACCACGACGGCTGAGACGGCAGATTCGTCGGCTCGAGGGGCGGGGCTTGTGCCGCTCGGACGAAACAGGAGTCCGGCTTCTTCCGGCCGGACGCATGGAGGCCGCTCGTCTGGTTCGCCAGCATCGGCTGTGGGAGATCTTCCTGATCACGCATGCCGATATTGCTCCCGGGAAGGTGGACCGGGACGCCGACGCGATCGAACACGTGCTCGGACCGGAAATCGTCGAGAAGCTCGAGCAGACGCTCCACGACGAGGCCGAATCGACCACCATCCCCCGAAGCCCCCACCCGATCGCCGCTGGCGCCGGGGGTCCGCCGCAGGAGGGGCCCGGAGATGCTTGA